One Spinacia oleracea cultivar Varoflay chromosome 4, BTI_SOV_V1, whole genome shotgun sequence DNA segment encodes these proteins:
- the LOC110805935 gene encoding beta-glucosidase 40 isoform X1, with the protein MLMIHRNKLIISLFLVFTAIIEPINCECSTNVSRKSFPEDFVFGTASSAYQYEGAVKEDGRGPCVWDTFAHKFAKVIDFSNADVANDHYHRYLEDVKLMKDMGVDSYRFSISWTRIFPNGNGKINQGGVDHYNNLINALLANGIQPYVTMYHWDTPQALEDAYKSWVSPQIIRDFGAYAETLYEKFGDRVKHWITLNEPHTVASQGYDTGIFAPGRCSILLHLFCRAGNSATEPYIVAHHMLLAHATAVDIYRRKYQSIQHGSIGAALDVMWYEPETNNPEDIEAAQRAQDFQLGWFLDPLMFGDYPSSMRQRVGNRLPIFTARESALLKGSLDFVGINHYTTYYARNNKTNIIGVLLNDALADSGTITSPFGRDGKPIGERANSIWLYIVPRGMRELMNYIKHKYGNPIVLITENGMDDGNNIFRSVEESLKDEKRIRYYSGYLENLAEAIKEDGCNVKGYFAWSLLDNWEWSAGYTSRFGLYYVDYNNNHKRYPKNSVHWFKNFFNPTC; encoded by the exons ATGTTAATGATTCATAGAAACAAGCTGATTATAAGCTTGTTTCTTGTATTTACCGCGATTATTGAACCGATCAATTGTGAATGTTCTACAAATGTTAGTAGAAAGAGTTTTCCAGAGGACTTTGTTTTTGGCACTGCGTCTTCTGCATACCAG TATGAAGGAGCTGTAAAAGAGGATGGCAGGGGACCCTGCGTCTGGGACACATTTGCACATAAATTTG CTAAGGTAATTGATTTCAGTAATGCTGATGTTGCAAATGATCATTATCATCGGTACCTT GAAGATGTAAAACTTATGAAGGACATGGGAGTTGATTCATACAGATTCTCGATATCTTGGACACGGATCTTCCCAA AtggaaatggaaaaataaaCCAGGGCGGAGTTGATCACTACAACAATCTAATCAATGCCTTGCTAGCTAATG GAATTCAACCATATGTAACAATGTATCATTGGGACACTCCTCAAGCCTTGGAGGATGCTTACAAAAGTTGGGTTAGCCCTCAAATAAT ACGTGATTTTGGAGCCTATGCTGAGACACTATATGAGAAGTTCGGGGACAGGGTTAAGCACTGGATAACACTAAATGAGCCCCATACGGTGGCATCTCAAGGTTATGATACTGGCATTTTTGCTCCAGGGCGGTGCTCCATCCTACTCCACCTATTCTGCAGGGCAGGAAACTCTGCCACTGAGCCTTACATTGTTGCACATCACATGCTTCTTGCTCATGCTACTGCAGTCGATATTTATAGGAGAAAATACCAG AGTATACAGCATGGATCAATCGGAGCTGCGTTGGATGTGATGTGGTATGAGCCAGAAACCAATAATCCAGAAGACATTGAAGCAGCTCAAAGAGCACAAGATTTTCAGCTCGGCTG GTTTCTTGATCCATTGATGTTTGGGGACTATCCGAGTTCAATGAGGCAGCGAGTGGGGAACCGTTTGCCAATATTTACTGCAAGGGAATCAGCTCTTCTCAAAGGGTCTCTAGATTTTGTTGGCATAAATCATTACACTACTTATTATGCAAGGAACAACAAGACTAATATCATCGGGGTTCTTCTTAATGATGCTCTTGCTGATTCTGGCACCATTACTTCTC CATTTGGTCGTGATGGGAAACCTATAGGAGAGAGG GCTAATTCAATATGGTTGTACATTGTACCTCGTGGGATGAGAGAATTGATGAATTATATCAAGCACAAATATGGAAATCCCATTGTTCTCATAACTGAAAACG GGATGGATGATGGAAATAATATATTCAGATCGGTGGAAGAATCGCTCAAGGACGAGAAAAGAATCCGGTATTACAGTGGCTATCTTGAAAACTTGGCTGAAGCCATAAA GGAAGATGGATGTAATGTGAAAGGATACTTTGCATGGTCATTATTGGATAACTGGGAATGGTCAGCTGGATATACTTCAAGATTTGGTCTTTATTATGTCGATTACAACAACAATCACAAGAGATATCCCAAGAACTCTGTTCATTGGTTTAAGAATTTCTTTAACCCTACTTGTTGA
- the LOC110805935 gene encoding beta-glucosidase 40 isoform X2, with the protein MLMIHRNKLIISLFLVFTAIIEPINCECSTNVSRKSFPEDFVFGTASSAYQYEGAVKEDGRGPCVWDTFAHKFAKVIDFSNADVANDHYHRYLEDVKLMKDMGVDSYRFSISWTRIFPNGNGKINQGGVDHYNNLINALLANGIQPYVTMYHWDTPQALEDAYKSWVSPQIIRDFGAYAETLYEKFGDRVKHWITLNEPHTVASQGYDTGIFAPGRCSILLHLFCRAGNSATEPYIVAHHMLLAHATAVDIYRRKYQSIQHGSIGAALDVMWYEPETNNPEDIEAAQRAQDFQLGWFLDPLMFGDYPSSMRQRVGNRLPIFTARESALLKGSLDFVGINHYTTYYARNNKTNIIGVLLNDALADSGTITSPFGRDGKPIGERGWMMEIIYSDRWKNRSRTRKESGITVAILKTWLKP; encoded by the exons ATGTTAATGATTCATAGAAACAAGCTGATTATAAGCTTGTTTCTTGTATTTACCGCGATTATTGAACCGATCAATTGTGAATGTTCTACAAATGTTAGTAGAAAGAGTTTTCCAGAGGACTTTGTTTTTGGCACTGCGTCTTCTGCATACCAG TATGAAGGAGCTGTAAAAGAGGATGGCAGGGGACCCTGCGTCTGGGACACATTTGCACATAAATTTG CTAAGGTAATTGATTTCAGTAATGCTGATGTTGCAAATGATCATTATCATCGGTACCTT GAAGATGTAAAACTTATGAAGGACATGGGAGTTGATTCATACAGATTCTCGATATCTTGGACACGGATCTTCCCAA AtggaaatggaaaaataaaCCAGGGCGGAGTTGATCACTACAACAATCTAATCAATGCCTTGCTAGCTAATG GAATTCAACCATATGTAACAATGTATCATTGGGACACTCCTCAAGCCTTGGAGGATGCTTACAAAAGTTGGGTTAGCCCTCAAATAAT ACGTGATTTTGGAGCCTATGCTGAGACACTATATGAGAAGTTCGGGGACAGGGTTAAGCACTGGATAACACTAAATGAGCCCCATACGGTGGCATCTCAAGGTTATGATACTGGCATTTTTGCTCCAGGGCGGTGCTCCATCCTACTCCACCTATTCTGCAGGGCAGGAAACTCTGCCACTGAGCCTTACATTGTTGCACATCACATGCTTCTTGCTCATGCTACTGCAGTCGATATTTATAGGAGAAAATACCAG AGTATACAGCATGGATCAATCGGAGCTGCGTTGGATGTGATGTGGTATGAGCCAGAAACCAATAATCCAGAAGACATTGAAGCAGCTCAAAGAGCACAAGATTTTCAGCTCGGCTG GTTTCTTGATCCATTGATGTTTGGGGACTATCCGAGTTCAATGAGGCAGCGAGTGGGGAACCGTTTGCCAATATTTACTGCAAGGGAATCAGCTCTTCTCAAAGGGTCTCTAGATTTTGTTGGCATAAATCATTACACTACTTATTATGCAAGGAACAACAAGACTAATATCATCGGGGTTCTTCTTAATGATGCTCTTGCTGATTCTGGCACCATTACTTCTC CATTTGGTCGTGATGGGAAACCTATAGGAGAGAGG GGATGGATGATGGAAATAATATATTCAGATCGGTGGAAGAATCGCTCAAGGACGAGAAAAGAATCCGGTATTACAGTGGCTATCTTGAAAACTTGGCTGAAGCCATAA
- the LOC110805931 gene encoding expansin-A25-like has protein sequence MVVNLNATAAHTLLMIAIAVLAGSVDAQIEDGWDVAHATNYGSMNGSETMQGACGYGNLTEQGYGLETTALSTALFNGGLRCGACYEIMCRDSKWCLNSTKPITIHVTATNFCPPNYTQPTGNWCNPPLKHFDLSQPMFRKIAIYESGIVPVAYRRVYCSKHGGIRFEMKGNPYWILVLVYNVGGVGDVTNVKVKGSNTNWVQMTRSWGQNWVTGAPIVGQSVSFQVTTSDGRMVESINVAPATWKFNQTFEGNQFK, from the exons atggtTGTTAATCTTAATGCCACCGCGGCACATACGCTGCTAATGATAGCCATAGCTGTTTTAGCGGGGAGTGTTGATGCTCAAATCGAAGATGGTTGGGATGTTGCCCATGCAACCAACTACGGCAGCATGAATGGCAGTGAAACCATGC AAGGAGCTTGTGGTTATGGGAATCTGACGGAACAAGGGTACGGTCTGGAAACAACAGCACTAAGCACAGCCCTCTTTAACGGCGGTCTAAGATGCGGAGCTTGCTACGAAATTATGTGTCGAGACTCAAAATGGTGTCTTAATAGTACTAAGCCCATTACAATCCATGTCACTGCTACCAACTTTTGCCCACCAAACTACACCCAGCCTACAGGGAACTGGTGCAACCCTCCATTAAAACACTTTGATCTTTCACAACCAATGTTCAGGAAAATCGCGATCTATGAGTCTGGCATTGTCCCTGTGGCCTATCGCCGTGTGTATTGCTCCAAACATGGTGGCATTAGGTTTGAGATGAAGGGTAACCCTTATTGGATTCTGGTTCTAGTGTACAACGTtggtggtgttggtgatgtTACAAACGTTAAGGTTAAAGGTTCGAATACTAATTGGGTTCAAATGACGAGGAGTTGGGGACAAAATTGGGTTACTGGTGCTCCCATTGTCGGTCAGAGTGTGTCGTTTCAAGTGACTACTAGTGATGGCAGGATGGTAGAGTCCATTAATGTAGCTCCTGCTACTTGGAAATTCAATCAAACTTTCGAGGGTAACCAATTTAAGTAA